A single genomic interval of Pseudanabaena sp. FACHB-2040 harbors:
- a CDS encoding DUF5615 family PIN-like protein has translation MARFYSNENLPMDLVEVLRQLNHDVLTSYEAGQANQGIPDKAVLAFATAENRSVITLNRQDFIDLHRSGINHGGIVICKDDRDYQGQAQTLHIYVETAGQSLFDRLIRIQKQNQPRSKAQAFVVKEYPK, from the coding sequence ATGGCTAGGTTTTACTCCAACGAAAACTTGCCTATGGATCTTGTGGAGGTACTTCGCCAGCTCAACCATGATGTGTTGACTTCTTACGAAGCGGGGCAAGCGAACCAGGGCATTCCAGACAAAGCTGTGCTGGCCTTTGCTACGGCTGAAAACCGCAGCGTGATCACACTCAACCGTCAAGACTTTATCGATTTACATCGCAGCGGCATTAATCATGGAGGCATCGTCATTTGTAAAGACGACCGCGACTACCAAGGACAGGCCCAGACCCTACATATCTATGTAGAAACCGCAGGCCAGTCTCTGTTTGATCGATTAATTCGCATTCAAAAGCAGAACCAGCCCAGGTCCAAAGCTCAGGCTTTTGTCGTCAAGGAATACCCCAAGTAA
- a CDS encoding DEAD/DEAH box helicase has translation MLLTKPSPTQSSYPFSWDTFTDRTIIALAQAAAGDSWYLAKAAPKAWLQQHYPYPNEAFIAQTKTALEQTWLPEYEGAKQVVDYLLDVGIGPMGSPRTQKDYVQYIQRCRNSKTVRLRLLEAMLHWGNPQRDKNDVSPFKDYVHRYVSLDPTIQPQDPRQPHDYQQEAWQKLSAHLAESEVTGRFEGLLVMPTGSGKTYTATRWLVDSVLNRGYRVLWLAHRHELLEQAAREFHALSSRAIGLKQVQVRIVSGIHCSTSQISKTDDVILCSIMSLAQNINRIKWLLTDPKTFLVVDEAHHAVASTYKALITALRRRERHCVLGLTATPTRTVEQEQGVLSALFGGRILYEQTIQNLVEREFLAQPHPIRVWTAVDAEDGVTAFDEDFLARFNKLSEAWLERLAHIEERNSLIIQHYLDNREKYGKTLIFALNVAHAALLTDRFRERGIRAEYVASYRLDASPENNTAIVQRFKNSSGVDGIDVLINVQLLTEGVDIPNIQTVFLARPTISGILIRQMIGRAMRGVKAGGTKEAYLVAFEDQWERFRDWQDPFGILPPGVIGPGPDGDPSPTPITIVEALPWDIIRSAAAEIAKLGTGIEADVFEVIPHGYYVLSRFNEDEYVSQIVSTYEHQELYWNELLEHLWQLDAEQVAQLRQSLETTDKSKLDDLLKASFDEFFFDCDHPWPSLHDIHRVLIHRCAGCEQPQFHPLIERDQCDPYKLADKIWEQQLGPRDKSALVEDSYTKLARAIYPDLRSFRAAVEDALYEIQYPEDTTRRRRAIPIPDPRPDKQMAVGPHHDLDSLMADVLKEGAALLNLTSSLPAPARVEWTRRILKGWYGQAYWDTNATNGQGYIRINRLLDSPDMKAEHLKFLLWHEYLHLYLQQGHSSTFREHERVWPNYQDADNFMDTLNEKFGIQYW, from the coding sequence ATGCTTCTGACCAAACCCTCACCTACCCAAAGCTCCTACCCATTCTCTTGGGATACCTTCACTGACCGGACTATCATTGCCCTAGCTCAGGCTGCCGCGGGCGATTCATGGTATCTGGCCAAAGCAGCACCCAAAGCTTGGCTCCAGCAGCACTATCCTTATCCAAATGAAGCCTTTATCGCCCAAACCAAAACTGCCCTAGAACAAACCTGGCTCCCCGAGTATGAGGGCGCAAAGCAGGTCGTAGATTACCTGCTTGATGTCGGCATTGGGCCAATGGGTAGCCCTAGAACCCAGAAAGACTACGTTCAGTACATCCAGAGATGCCGCAACTCCAAAACTGTTCGGCTACGCCTCCTCGAAGCGATGCTGCACTGGGGCAACCCCCAACGAGATAAAAACGACGTCTCTCCCTTTAAGGACTATGTCCACCGCTATGTCAGCCTAGACCCCACAATACAACCCCAGGATCCTCGGCAACCTCACGACTACCAGCAAGAGGCTTGGCAAAAACTGTCAGCCCATCTTGCCGAATCTGAAGTTACAGGCCGCTTCGAAGGGCTATTGGTAATGCCCACTGGGTCAGGGAAAACCTATACAGCGACCCGCTGGCTTGTCGATTCTGTTTTGAATAGGGGTTACCGTGTTCTTTGGTTAGCCCATCGCCATGAGTTGTTGGAGCAAGCTGCACGGGAGTTCCATGCCCTTTCAAGTCGAGCTATAGGGCTAAAGCAAGTCCAAGTCAGGATCGTTTCTGGGATCCACTGTTCAACAAGTCAGATTAGCAAAACGGATGATGTCATCCTTTGTTCGATCATGAGCTTGGCTCAGAACATCAACCGGATTAAATGGCTATTAACAGATCCCAAGACATTTTTGGTAGTTGATGAAGCCCATCATGCCGTCGCCAGTACTTATAAAGCTCTGATCACAGCCCTGCGTCGTCGGGAACGGCACTGCGTCTTGGGCTTAACAGCGACTCCCACACGCACGGTTGAGCAAGAACAAGGAGTTCTCTCCGCCCTATTCGGGGGACGAATTCTCTACGAGCAAACTATCCAAAATCTCGTTGAACGTGAATTTCTTGCCCAACCACACCCGATTCGAGTCTGGACTGCAGTTGATGCTGAAGACGGTGTTACAGCCTTTGATGAAGATTTTCTAGCTCGGTTCAACAAGCTGTCTGAAGCCTGGTTAGAACGCCTCGCCCATATTGAAGAGCGTAATTCTCTAATTATTCAGCACTATTTAGATAATCGAGAAAAATACGGCAAAACTCTGATTTTTGCCCTCAACGTTGCCCATGCAGCTTTACTGACTGACCGCTTCCGGGAACGAGGTATTCGGGCTGAATATGTTGCTTCCTATCGGCTGGATGCAAGCCCTGAAAATAATACGGCGATCGTTCAACGCTTTAAGAATTCCAGCGGAGTAGACGGTATTGACGTCCTTATTAACGTACAGCTCCTGACTGAAGGAGTGGACATTCCTAATATTCAAACCGTCTTTTTAGCCCGCCCAACCATCAGCGGAATTCTCATTCGTCAAATGATTGGACGAGCAATGCGAGGTGTAAAAGCAGGAGGAACTAAGGAAGCCTATTTAGTTGCCTTTGAGGACCAGTGGGAGCGCTTCCGCGATTGGCAAGATCCATTTGGAATACTTCCGCCTGGTGTAATCGGTCCAGGTCCAGATGGTGACCCATCACCCACTCCTATAACCATTGTTGAAGCGTTACCTTGGGACATCATCCGGAGTGCTGCCGCGGAAATCGCCAAACTAGGGACGGGAATCGAGGCTGACGTGTTTGAGGTAATTCCTCACGGTTACTATGTTCTATCCCGGTTTAATGAGGATGAGTATGTCTCCCAAATCGTTTCGACTTACGAGCACCAAGAGCTCTATTGGAATGAGCTGCTAGAACACCTGTGGCAACTGGATGCCGAGCAGGTAGCACAACTTAGACAGTCGCTAGAAACCACCGACAAATCCAAACTCGATGATCTTCTAAAGGCCAGCTTTGACGAGTTTTTCTTTGATTGCGATCATCCTTGGCCCTCTCTCCACGATATTCATCGTGTTCTAATCCATCGTTGTGCCGGTTGCGAGCAGCCCCAATTCCACCCGCTGATTGAGCGCGACCAATGCGACCCATATAAGTTGGCTGACAAAATTTGGGAGCAGCAGCTTGGTCCACGGGATAAGAGTGCTCTCGTAGAAGACAGCTACACCAAGCTGGCGAGAGCAATCTACCCTGACCTACGCAGCTTTCGTGCTGCCGTTGAGGATGCCCTCTACGAAATTCAGTATCCAGAAGATACTACTCGACGACGACGGGCAATTCCTATCCCTGATCCTCGCCCTGATAAGCAGATGGCAGTGGGTCCACACCATGATTTAGATAGCCTGATGGCGGATGTTTTAAAGGAAGGTGCAGCTCTCCTAAATCTCACCTCATCGTTACCTGCACCAGCCCGAGTTGAGTGGACTCGCCGAATTCTAAAAGGATGGTATGGGCAGGCCTATTGGGATACAAATGCAACCAACGGGCAGGGCTATATCCGTATTAACCGATTGCTTGACAGTCCTGATATGAAAGCAGAGCACTTGAAGTTTCTACTGTGGCATGAATACCTGCACCTCTACCTCCAGCAGGGACATTCATCAACTTTTCGTGAACACGAACGGGTTTGGCCCAATTATCAAGACGCAGACAACTTCATGGATACTCTCAATGAAAAGTTTGGGATTCAGTATTGGTAG
- a CDS encoding DUF433 domain-containing protein: protein MNVKLVESLVQAVESLPPEDYALFQEQLSSRSIQKTEGVCGGHARIRNTRIPVWTIVSLQNQGADDAELLRNFPGLTLFDLTAMRTYYAAHTAEIDSALAHEADEDSVDG, encoded by the coding sequence ATGAACGTCAAGCTTGTTGAATCCCTTGTCCAGGCTGTCGAGTCCTTACCCCCAGAGGACTATGCTCTGTTTCAAGAGCAACTCTCCTCCCGCAGCATCCAAAAAACTGAAGGTGTCTGCGGGGGACATGCTCGCATTCGCAATACCCGCATCCCTGTCTGGACAATCGTCTCATTACAAAATCAGGGAGCCGACGATGCCGAACTGCTCCGCAATTTTCCCGGCTTAACATTGTTTGATTTGACAGCGATGCGGACCTACTATGCAGCCCACACTGCTGAAATCGATAGTGCGCTTGCCCATGAGGCTGATGAGGACAGTGTGGATGGCTAG
- a CDS encoding DUF262 domain-containing protein, producing the protein MPNRIHGAEYPIDRIFCGDFIFSIPLYQRPYAWEIEQAEALLDDLLSFLGDSTEPIDEVNPYFLGSIVLIKSDGLPEAEVVDGQQRLTTLTILLAALREVLPTEWASTITERLYQKGNPVDINPKGRENRYRLTLRERDAGFFKKYIQTEGGLEQLKALKDAVLPDSQAHIRDNALILLNRLTQISEQELCQLTQFLLYKCLLVVVSTPDMDSAYRIFSVLNDRGLDLSHSDILKSEIISKIPAAQQEYYNRRWEDTEAMLGRSTFQDLFSHIRMIYRKTKQKDSVLKEVREYVKPSENPIHFIDEVLCPTAQALADIQDCSYESHQHAEAINTYFKHLNQIDNADWLPSAIAFLSKYRHHPDKLLIFFRDLDRLVSGLMIQRTDINQRIRRYSALLTWIEENQNLSQPDSPMHLTAKECESIIQRLNGPLYLETKIRLYVLLRLDQYLAGGNAVYNFSRITVEHVLPQNPSPNSQWLEWFPDEEKRQEYVHCLGNLTLLPGHKNSSAQNYDFETKKNKYFSRQQKETAEGSVSPFAITTQVLNQPKWTPEAIEQRQKERLDCLKQLWRLNEPAVVS; encoded by the coding sequence ATGCCTAATAGAATTCACGGTGCTGAATATCCCATAGACAGAATCTTCTGTGGTGACTTTATCTTTTCGATCCCCTTGTACCAACGGCCCTACGCCTGGGAAATTGAGCAAGCAGAAGCTTTACTAGATGACCTCCTAAGCTTCCTAGGAGACAGTACGGAACCCATCGATGAAGTGAACCCTTACTTTTTGGGCAGCATTGTTCTGATCAAGTCAGATGGTCTGCCAGAGGCAGAGGTGGTTGATGGGCAACAACGTCTCACAACTCTGACCATTTTGCTTGCTGCATTGAGGGAGGTTTTGCCAACAGAGTGGGCGAGTACTATCACCGAGCGTCTTTATCAGAAAGGAAACCCGGTTGATATAAATCCTAAGGGGAGAGAGAACCGCTATCGCCTGACATTACGAGAACGAGACGCAGGATTCTTCAAGAAGTATATTCAGACTGAGGGTGGGTTAGAGCAACTCAAAGCTCTTAAAGATGCTGTTCTACCCGATAGCCAAGCTCATATTCGGGATAACGCATTAATATTGCTCAATCGACTGACGCAAATCAGCGAACAGGAACTCTGTCAATTAACTCAATTTCTTCTGTACAAATGCCTGCTAGTGGTTGTTTCCACCCCAGATATGGATTCGGCCTACCGTATCTTCTCCGTCCTCAACGATCGCGGCCTAGACCTTTCGCACAGCGACATCCTTAAATCTGAAATCATTAGCAAAATTCCTGCCGCTCAACAAGAGTACTACAACCGACGATGGGAAGATACCGAAGCTATGTTGGGAAGATCTACTTTCCAAGACCTGTTCTCCCATATTCGGATGATCTACCGCAAGACAAAGCAAAAAGACTCTGTACTGAAAGAAGTGAGGGAGTACGTAAAGCCCAGCGAAAACCCCATCCATTTTATTGATGAGGTGCTGTGCCCAACCGCCCAAGCCCTCGCAGATATCCAAGACTGCTCCTACGAGAGCCACCAGCACGCCGAAGCCATCAATACCTACTTCAAACATCTCAACCAAATCGATAATGCTGATTGGCTACCGTCCGCCATTGCGTTTTTGTCGAAATATCGTCACCATCCTGACAAGTTGCTCATCTTCTTCAGGGATCTTGACCGTCTTGTCTCCGGTCTGATGATTCAACGGACTGACATTAACCAACGAATCAGACGCTATAGTGCCCTGCTTACTTGGATTGAAGAAAACCAGAATTTGAGTCAACCTGATTCTCCAATGCACTTGACCGCTAAGGAGTGCGAGAGCATTATTCAAAGGTTGAATGGCCCACTCTATCTAGAAACTAAGATTCGGCTTTATGTGTTGCTTCGGCTAGATCAGTATCTTGCTGGCGGTAACGCTGTATATAACTTCTCCCGCATCACAGTGGAGCACGTTTTACCTCAAAATCCATCTCCCAACAGCCAGTGGTTAGAGTGGTTCCCTGACGAGGAGAAACGCCAGGAATACGTCCATTGCTTAGGTAACCTGACGCTACTGCCTGGCCACAAAAACAGTAGCGCCCAAAACTATGACTTTGAGACCAAAAAGAATAAATACTTCAGCCGCCAACAGAAGGAAACGGCTGAAGGCAGTGTATCGCCATTTGCCATCACTACCCAAGTACTTAACCAGCCTAAATGGACACCTGAAGCTATTGAACAACGTCAGAAAGAGCGCTTGGACTGCTTGAAACAACTCTGGCGTTTGAATGAACCCGCTGTTGTGTCCTAA